Part of the Eshraghiella crossota genome is shown below.
CGAATTTCTTCCCCAGCTACATATCGTTCAATCACTGAGGTCAATGTAGTTTTAATTTTCTGTATTTTTTCTTCAACCTGATAATCTAAATCCTCTACAAAGCAGACAGACAGCATTTTCTTGAAAATATTTTTCCGCTGTTCGCCAATTCCATTATCAGAAATATCTCCCACACTAAGAACCATATCAAAACAATAAACATCACTGCTCTTGCCTCCCAATGGAATAGCATTCTCCCAAGCAATGCGTTCTTGTTCCTGTGCTTGAAGCTGTGCCTTTTTCATTTCATCTGAAGATGGAACACTCCCGTCTTCGTGCCTCATAAATATTGAAACAGCACTTCCTCTATACTTTCCCTTGCCGTAAGTTTGGGCAATTTTCAAACTTCCACAGGCACTTTCACCAAATACAATTTCAATCATCTTATATACCTCCGATTTAATTGCTCCCGTTATGAATAAATCATCTCATACAAAACAATTTCTTCTGCCCTGTTGTGAATGTTATTGCAACGCTGCACCCATTCCATTTGTCGGGTACACTTCAATTCCTCTGTCACGCCCTCGGTAGCTTTCATCTGCTCCATGATAGTGTCTAACCGTTTTTGTGCCTGTTCATTCAGGTCTGCAAGATATGTCAACAATTCTCCGGTCAGTATCAATGTATTCAATCTGGCTGGGTGGACTTCTCTTAAATATTCCCGGTGCATTCGTCCGTACTTTCCGATAGGGCGGTGTTCCTCCGGCAGTTTCAAGCCTGGAATGTAGTAATCTCCGACAAGGATATAATCAATTCCGTTTTCCGTTATTCTTGGTTTCAATTCGCTCATGTTCCTTACCTCCTGTGGAAGCAGGCTCGTCTGGTACTAACTCAATCACATCAGTAATCTCACAATTCAGAGTTTCACAGATACGGGCTAATGTATCCATGCTGATGTGCTTTCCCTCTTTGCTCATGTTGGCAATCATATTTGTTGTCATACCAGCAGCAAGCCTTAAATCCTCTTTTCTCATATCACGCTCTAACAGTGTGTGCCAGAGTGGTTTATAGCTGATGTGCATATTGTTTTCCTGCCTTTCTATCCATACCACCGGGGCGGTTGCCCCGGCAGGAACTTTTCTCTTATTATAACACCAATCTTGTGAAATCACAATTTATTCTTGTAGCCTGCCGCTGATACCGTCTGGATTGTGCATTCCCTTTCTTTTTGTTCCCTTTAATTAGCCATGAACTGCTTCATTCCCTGTGACTTCGCACCGGGGTTGTCATTTCCGTAGCCTTCCATAAGATTGATTGCTCCCCAGATTCCAAGTCCGGCTCCAAGGGCGATCACCAGAGTCTGTAAAGTTCCTACTGCGCTGTTAAAAAATGCCATAATATAAATCCTCCATAATTTTCATGATTTTCGGCTGTTATTCTTTTCTGCCGAATTTGATTAAAGTTTCTTCCGGACATTCAAAGAACCGGAAAGCACTTATGCCTCCGGTCCTGTGTCCTATCCATATTCAGTTGTCTTCCTGCGTGATCCTGCCACGCTGGCTCTTAGAAAAGACCTGAAAGCAACGGCACAAGTGTGGTACCGATAAGGGCTACACCGCCTCCTGCCATAAGCTGTTTTATCCCCAATTAGGTGTAAAATTCTGCTCGATGGCGGGCGGCGGCGTACAAAAATCTATATGGTGTTTTTAAGAGAACCATCCAGGCGGGACAGGTCAGGCAGTGACCTGTTCCACCTCCGGGATGGGTTTGAGATTAAAATGAATTTCGATAGAAATGTGTCTTGTTTTATCTTCGTCAATGCGCTCATGCACGACGATTTCTTTGATTAAGCGGTTAAGGGTGGCTGCATCCAGCTCTGTGATGTTGGCGTATTCCTGAATGGCTTCCACCCATTGTTTTGCATCATTGGCAAGCTGGACTTCATCGGACAGCCGCTTTCTGCCCTCGGACACTTTTGTTTTAAGCTCCGTCTGCTCGGTCTGCGTCTTTTCCAGCATGGTGTTGAAGTTCTGCTCACTGATACGCCCTGCAATCATATCCTCATAAAGCCGCATTACCATTTTGTCCAGAACCTCAATCCGTTCCTCGTCCCTTGTAAGGGAGCGTTCCATTGCTTCCCGCTGTTCCCGCTGCTCGGCTTCACAGGTATTGGTCAGGCGGTCGGCAACCGCTTCTCCGTCCATCAGGGCAGCTCTGGCACATTCCCGGATTTTCCGCAGCACATGACTGTAAAGGGTGTCATAATCAATCCGGTGCTGGGTGCAGTGGTTCTTTCCAAAGGCATTGTAGGTCTTGCAGGAGTAAATCCGCTGGGGATGTTTTGCGTTTGTGTAGCGTATCGTCAGCGACTTCCCACACTCGCCGCATTTTATCAGTCCGGCAAACAGGCTGATTTCATTGGTCTGCCCCGGACGCTGGCGGGATTTCAGCTTGTTCTGCACAATATCAAAGCTCATGCGGTCAATCAGCGGTTCGTGCTGTCCCTCAACCACAACCCAGTCCTCCGGTTTCTTTTCCCCAATCGTGCCGATTTTGAAGCGGTAGTCTTTTTTCTGGGAAGCAATCGCCCCGGTGTAGACGGGATTCATCAAAAGGTCTTTGATAACGGAGAAGTCCCACATATACCGCCCGTTTTCCGGGTCTTTCTTTTCCCATTTGGTGCGGGTATTGCGAAGCCCCCGTTCCCGGTTCCACCATGTGGGGCAGGGGATTTTTTCTTCCTCCAGCCGTCTGCGGATATAGTTCGGACCATGACCGTTTAGGGCATATCCGAAAATCAGCCGCACAATCGGGGCGGTTTCCTCGTCAATGAGCAGATGGTTTTTGTCCTCCGGGTCTTTCCGATACCCAAACGGGGCAAGACACCCGGTAAACTGTCCTTTCTGCGCTTTCAGAAGATAAGAGGAATGGACTTTCTTGGAAATATCCTTGCTGTACATCTCGTTCAGGATATTCTTGAACGGGGCAATGTCGTTGTTATCCCGTAAGGTGTCGATACCGTCATTCATGGCGATATAGCGCACCCCGTTTCTTGGGAAAAAGTCCTCAATCAAATGCCCGGTTTGCAGATAGTTACGCCCCAGTCGGCTGAGGTCTTTCGTGATAACAAGGTTGATTTGCCTGCGCTCAATGGATCTCAACATTCTCTGTAAATCAGGACGCTCCATATTAAGACCTGTGAAGCCATCGTCCTGATAGACTGCCACAACCTCCCATCCCTGCTTTTCGCAGTATTTTTCCAGCATATCACGCTGGTTTGCGATACTGGCACTTTCGCCTTGCAGGTCATCGTCCTTTGACAGTCTGCAATAGACCGCTGCACGATAGCCCCCGGCAAGTGCCGAACCGATTGTTCTGTATTCCATTTCGTTCATCATAGCCATTTACCCACACAATCCAGACGGTATCCGGCTCTTTTGAACCTCATCTTCATTATACTTCAATTCTTTCTTTTTAGCAAGATATTCTTTTGTATTTGTCTTGCCGTATTTCTGGGAAATCAGGCTGACGAACACATCGGTGGCGTCCAGCTCCCCGTCAAATACAGTGGTCACATGAATCTCTGTTTTGTTTTTTGCCATAGGCAGTTATCCTCCATACATGAAAATAGCCAGACAGAGGGTGTCGGCAACGAAGTCCGGCAACGGGCTTCAAAAGACCTTGCAAACAATCTCAATCTGGCGGTGGTTACTATTTATACTTTTCTTTTATTTTTCTGTTGTTTTGGTTGTCATAGGGGAGAAAAGCCCGCAGTTATGGGTTTTTCCCCGGCAACCGGCTCGGCAACGGGATAGCAACGAAGTCGGCAACGGGCTGTCATTTTCAGAATGGAAGCTCCATCTGCTCCGTGACCTCCACAAAACCGTCCATAGATTTTTCGGGCGGGTTGTCGGTGTCCGTTGCCGGGATTTCACGCTCCCAGCCCTTTTGTCTGCCATATTCCGCAAACATTCTTGGATTGGAAAAGTAGTTCCACCCGGTAATGCACTGGTTCATTATCTCGTTGATTTCCCGGATTTCCCATTGCTTCGGCTCGTCAAAGGTGTGATTTAAGGCTTCCTTGTAGAGCTGCTTGGAACAGACCGTTTCCCCGGTGTACTTATCAAGGTAAGCCTGTATCATCCCGGCTTTGGTGTCCTCCGGCATAAAATCCCGCTGGTGTTCTTTGAGATACCGCTGCATGGCTGGGCTGAATGACAGCTTGTACCTGCCGCTTCGGTAAATCTCCATTGCTTCCGCCCACATCTGGCTGATATAGGCTCTGGAAGCGGCTTCGTCCTCCAAAATGTGAACCTCGGCTTGCTCCGGGTACACCATGACCGGGATAAATCGGCGGTTGCCGGAACGGTCAAGGGGGAGAAAGTCAAGGGCGTTGGAAGTACCGCCGAACACGCACTGACGGGGACGGTCTGCCGGGTGGGTTTCATAGGGTATCTTATAAACCTCTTTCTGTCGGCTTAGAAAAGACTTGATTTCCTCAATGCTCTTGGCATTGGCGGTTGCCATCATTTCCGACATTTCAATTATCCAGTGACCTTGCAGCTTGCGGTACACGTTATCATCGTCCAGCTTCCGCAAATCATCGGAAAACCACTCGTCCCGGACTGCCAGCAGACGGAAGAAGGTGGACTTGCCAGCCCCCTGACCGCCTACCAGACACAGCATGATTTCAAACTTGCTTCCGGGCTTAAATGCCCTTGTAATCGCCCCCAAAAGAAACAGCTTTAGGGCTTCATAGGTGTAATCGTCCACATCCGCCCCCAGAAAGTGCCGCAGACAGAAGCGGATGCGCTCCGTCCCGTCCCATGCAAGGCTGTTCAGAAAATCCCGGATGGGGTGGTACTTATTCTCATTCGCCACAATCCCGATGGCGGTTTCAATCTTTTTCTCACTGGTCAGCCCGTAGGTTTCCTCCAGATAGAGAAGCAGATACTTCATGTCTGTATCGGTCAGGGCTGTGCTTTCTCTGTGAAAACCGATGGGCTTTATGATGTCCTTTCGGTCGGTCAGGATGTTATAGGCGATTGCCCCGGCAAGCACCGGGTCACGCTGGAATACGGTCAGGCAGTTCCGTATGCTCTGGCGGACACCGCCTTTCTCGGTGGTTTCCAGAGTTGCCTTTACTTCCTCAACGCTCTGGGGCGGCTGCATGGCGTTCATGGTGTTTTTTAGTTCTTGCTGCGTCTGCGGCGGCAAGCTCTGCCATTCGCTGTTCAAGCTGTATCACATCCTTTCCATGTTCCGTAATCAGTGAAGCGATTTCCTCCGTATCCCCAAACAGCAGCACATCCAGCAGATATTCCACATGGGCTTGCTTCTGCAAGGCTTCCACGAACCGGGGATGAAACGCTTCCTCCGGGGAGTGCGGGGCATAGTCGGTTTTCCATACCCGTAAGAGGTGTAGATAATCGGCAAGGACACGGAAGCAATGTGCCTTTGCTTCCCGGAACTGTTCTTCCGGGGATTTCTGCCGGGGCTTGGGCTTCCTTGCCCTGCCCGGTGGCTTCCAGTCCTCATAGGCAAGCCCGAAGTCACTCGCCAACTGTGCGGCGGCTTCCTTTTTCCCCAGCCCGTACAGGGCAGCTACAAAATCAATCACATCCCCATCTGCACCACATCCGAAGCAGTGGAAACGCTTGTCCAGCTTCATGCTGGGGGTCTTATCGTTGTGGAACGGGCAGCAAGCCATCCCGTTTCTGTTTACCCGGATTCCGTAATGCTCCGCAGCCTGTCTTGTCGTAACGGACTGCTTCACAGCTTCAAATACATTCAAATCAATTCCTCCTTGTAAAAAAGAAAAGGCACTTATCATTCTCAATCTGAAAATGGCAAGTGCCTGTTAAAGTTCCATATCCTGTTGTTTGTGTTTCGTCTGCGCCGGGGCGTTTTTCTGTGCTCTCTTCTCGTCAGCCTTATCCTGCAAGACTTCTTTGAGGGGCTGCTTCTTGGGCGGCTCTTTGCTTTCCTCTGTGCCGGGTGTGGCTTTCCGTACCCAGTAGCGGATGTCCCACAGCTTCTTCAAATCTTCCTGCACCTCGGTCAACGGTACTTTCAAGTCTGCGATTTCGTCCACAAGCTTCGCCTGTTCCTGCAAAAGCTCCTTTTTCGTGCTGTCCTTATCGTCCGGGTGCTTGGCAAGGTAGGCACTGGCTTTCTCAAACCGGGCAACCTCCGGGTGTTCCAGCTTGAATTTTTCCTTAGTTTTCTTGAAAAATATCTTCTGGTATTTCTCATAAACGGGCTTACATTCCTTACAGTCCGTCCGGGCGGCAAGGATAGCGTCAATCACGTTGCTGCGGGTTTCCTTTGGCTTCATCTGCTTTCGGTAGTCGGCGGCAGATTTCCCGGACGTTTCTATAAAGTTTTCCAAATCCTCCACGGTGGAAAGTCCCTTTCTCTGGAGATAGGACAGGGCTTCGCTGACTGCCTTTAAGTCTTTGGAAGTCCCCCGGCTTTGTCCCGCCCGTGTCCAGCTGCTCCGTTCTGCCTTTCGTATCTCCATATACTTCATCAGCAGATTGGGAAGAAAGACCGCTTCCTCCGCAGCTTTTTGGGCAAGCAGTTCATTCCGCTTTTCGCTAAGCTCCGCAATCCAGCCTTTGAGATTTTTAATAAGCTGCCGGATGGACTTCATCAAACTATTGGCGGCTTTGATTTCTCGGTTCAGGTTGCCGATGTTCGTCTGAATCCCACGCTTTTCCATCTGCCGGACAGCAGCCCCTTCATGGACGGTAGGGATAATATCAAGCCCCTGTCTTTCGTAAGAACGGAGATCTACTCGTTCCGGGCGGTTGTTGGCTTCCAGATAGTGGTTTTGGATGACCTCCCATTCATGCCGCCAGATTTCGCCATATTTGCGGTCGTTCCAGTCAACCGTATCTTCCTTGTGGCTTTTCCACCTGCCGGACGGGAGCTTGATTCGTTCCCCGTTCTTATCAAGTTCATAGACCTTGCGGCTCTTGGGAAGCCATTTCCCACGCTCATCCATTGCCCGCATGGTCAGCATGACATGGGCGTGTGGGTTTCCGTCCCCTTTGTCATGGATGGCAAAATCCACGCACATTCCTTTGGAAACAAACTGCTGGCGGCAGAAATCCCGTACAAGGGCGGCGTACTGGTCGGGCGGTATCTCTCTGGGAATGGAAAGCACCCACCGCCTTGCAAGCTGGGAGTTCCATTGCTTCTCAACAGCTTCGGCAGCGTTCCAGAGGGTGTTGCGGTCTGTGTACTCCTGGGGAGCGTTTGCCGGGAGCAGGATTTCATTGTGGACGATACCACGCTTTTCCGGGTAGTGTTTTACTTCCTGGTCATATTCACAGAACAGCTTTTCGCCGCTCTGGTAAGCAGCGGCGGCAACCGCAGACTGGCGGTGGCTGCGCTGCACAATAGAGATTTCGTTGTGTGGACAGGGCATTTTGTGTTCCTCCTTTCCGTTTTTGGACATAGAAAAAGCAGGATACCTTTTCAGATTTCCTGCTTGTTGTGCCGCTGGGGGCGGCGGGTATTTAGTAATACATTTACATAGTTTTGTGCAAGTACCAAAGTCGCACAATAAATACAATTTGTCCAATAGCATAAGCCCCAATAATAGTGAAACATGGGACTACTGTCATATATCCGGTGAAAATCAAAGCAAAAATAGAAACAGCAATCGTAACATTCATTACCTTGAAGCCACTTGCCATAGCAGCATTACTAAGCGAAATATTTCTCTCGTCATTTTCCTCTATTTCCATTTCTTTGGTTTTCTTAACGAACAAGTCGCACACACCAGATACAATCAGCAAAATTCCAATGAGAGATGTACCTACTACTATTAAGTCGGGACGTGGCACAGGTATTATTTCATGTACTCCCAAACCGTATGTTAGCAATCCTCCCAGTAGAATAATCATTCCTGTAACTGTCATTAAAATCAACAACCTTTTTTTCATAATCAATCCTCCTCGTAAATAAAAATTTCTTCAATACTCATGTTGAAATATCTGGCAATCTTAAATGCCAACTGAATAGATGGGTTATAGCGTCCGTTTTCCAAAGAGCCGATGGTCTGTCGTGATACTTCCAATGCATTTGCTAAATCTTCTTGCTTTATGCCTCGTTGCTTTCGTAATTCTTCCAGGCGATTTTTCATGTCATCCTCCTCTCTTATGGAAAGTTAACTTTCCATGCTTCCATTATATCACATAGTTCTTTTATGTCAAGTTAGCTTTCCATTTGCATTATATTTTATGAAACTTATCGGCTGGGAACAGCTTGCAACGCAAGGTGTCCCCAGATGGCAAGTCCACAAAAGGGTAGCTGGCGGCAGCCAGCGCAGGGGAAGCGTAGCGTCCCCTGTATGATTTGGAGCAGACCTTGACTGCGGAAAATCACAGCCCTCCGGCAAGGAGCCTTCGGAGAACGCAATGCACCAACCTCTGGGTGGTGTATAATTGCGCCCTTAGTAAACTAAGGGGTTTCCGGCTTCTCCCGTTCCAGCAGTTTTTTCAATAGTTCCTGCGTGTCCTGCCTGTGAAAAATGAGTTTCAACAACAGCATGACATCATCATCTGTCAGGCGTTCCGGCTCTTGCAGAAAACTTTCCAGCATACCGCCACGGGTACAGAGCCGGTGCGTTCGTTCCTTTCGGGTAAGCTGCTTTAACTGGTACTGCAATGCCTTTTCATCATTGATGGCTTTCCGCAGTTTCTTTTCGCTTTTCTCCAGCTCCCAGTTGAGTTTTTCCAGCTTTGAGGTCTCAGG
Proteins encoded:
- the mobQ gene encoding MobQ family relaxase; this translates as MPCPHNEISIVQRSHRQSAVAAAAYQSGEKLFCEYDQEVKHYPEKRGIVHNEILLPANAPQEYTDRNTLWNAAEAVEKQWNSQLARRWVLSIPREIPPDQYAALVRDFCRQQFVSKGMCVDFAIHDKGDGNPHAHVMLTMRAMDERGKWLPKSRKVYELDKNGERIKLPSGRWKSHKEDTVDWNDRKYGEIWRHEWEVIQNHYLEANNRPERVDLRSYERQGLDIIPTVHEGAAVRQMEKRGIQTNIGNLNREIKAANSLMKSIRQLIKNLKGWIAELSEKRNELLAQKAAEEAVFLPNLLMKYMEIRKAERSSWTRAGQSRGTSKDLKAVSEALSYLQRKGLSTVEDLENFIETSGKSAADYRKQMKPKETRSNVIDAILAARTDCKECKPVYEKYQKIFFKKTKEKFKLEHPEVARFEKASAYLAKHPDDKDSTKKELLQEQAKLVDEIADLKVPLTEVQEDLKKLWDIRYWVRKATPGTEESKEPPKKQPLKEVLQDKADEKRAQKNAPAQTKHKQQDMEL
- a CDS encoding helix-turn-helix transcriptional regulator — protein: MKNRLEELRKQRGIKQEDLANALEVSRQTIGSLENGRYNPSIQLAFKIARYFNMSIEEIFIYEED
- a CDS encoding virulence-associated E family protein: MNAMQPPQSVEEVKATLETTEKGGVRQSIRNCLTVFQRDPVLAGAIAYNILTDRKDIIKPIGFHRESTALTDTDMKYLLLYLEETYGLTSEKKIETAIGIVANENKYHPIRDFLNSLAWDGTERIRFCLRHFLGADVDDYTYEALKLFLLGAITRAFKPGSKFEIMLCLVGGQGAGKSTFFRLLAVRDEWFSDDLRKLDDDNVYRKLQGHWIIEMSEMMATANAKSIEEIKSFLSRQKEVYKIPYETHPADRPRQCVFGGTSNALDFLPLDRSGNRRFIPVMVYPEQAEVHILEDEAASRAYISQMWAEAMEIYRSGRYKLSFSPAMQRYLKEHQRDFMPEDTKAGMIQAYLDKYTGETVCSKQLYKEALNHTFDEPKQWEIREINEIMNQCITGWNYFSNPRMFAEYGRQKGWEREIPATDTDNPPEKSMDGFVEVTEQMELPF
- a CDS encoding CHC2 zinc finger domain-containing protein → MNVFEAVKQSVTTRQAAEHYGIRVNRNGMACCPFHNDKTPSMKLDKRFHCFGCGADGDVIDFVAALYGLGKKEAAAQLASDFGLAYEDWKPPGRARKPKPRQKSPEEQFREAKAHCFRVLADYLHLLRVWKTDYAPHSPEEAFHPRFVEALQKQAHVEYLLDVLLFGDTEEIASLITEHGKDVIQLEQRMAELAAADAARTKKHHERHAAAPER
- a CDS encoding helix-turn-helix domain-containing protein encodes the protein MHISYKPLWHTLLERDMRKEDLRLAAGMTTNMIANMSKEGKHISMDTLARICETLNCEITDVIELVPDEPASTGGKEHERIETKNNGKRN
- a CDS encoding TnpV protein; amino-acid sequence: MSELKPRITENGIDYILVGDYYIPGLKLPEEHRPIGKYGRMHREYLREVHPARLNTLILTGELLTYLADLNEQAQKRLDTIMEQMKATEGVTEELKCTRQMEWVQRCNNIHNRAEEIVLYEMIYS
- a CDS encoding recombinase family protein translates to MAMMNEMEYRTIGSALAGGYRAAVYCRLSKDDDLQGESASIANQRDMLEKYCEKQGWEVVAVYQDDGFTGLNMERPDLQRMLRSIERRQINLVITKDLSRLGRNYLQTGHLIEDFFPRNGVRYIAMNDGIDTLRDNNDIAPFKNILNEMYSKDISKKVHSSYLLKAQKGQFTGCLAPFGYRKDPEDKNHLLIDEETAPIVRLIFGYALNGHGPNYIRRRLEEEKIPCPTWWNRERGLRNTRTKWEKKDPENGRYMWDFSVIKDLLMNPVYTGAIASQKKDYRFKIGTIGEKKPEDWVVVEGQHEPLIDRMSFDIVQNKLKSRQRPGQTNEISLFAGLIKCGECGKSLTIRYTNAKHPQRIYSCKTYNAFGKNHCTQHRIDYDTLYSHVLRKIRECARAALMDGEAVADRLTNTCEAEQREQREAMERSLTRDEERIEVLDKMVMRLYEDMIAGRISEQNFNTMLEKTQTEQTELKTKVSEGRKRLSDEVQLANDAKQWVEAIQEYANITELDAATLNRLIKEIVVHERIDEDKTRHISIEIHFNLKPIPEVEQVTA
- a CDS encoding DUF3847 domain-containing protein; this translates as MPETSKLEKLNWELEKSEKKLRKAINDEKALQYQLKQLTRKERTHRLCTRGGMLESFLQEPERLTDDDVMLLLKLIFHRQDTQELLKKLLEREKPETP